Genomic window (Roseimicrobium gellanilyticum):
GCCACTGGGTGCAGAAATGCCCCTGCTGCGTGGAGTAAGGAGCCACATCACGCCATGAACACGCCACGCACCTCCGCATTCCACCGTTGGGCGCAGGTGTTCTCACTCTGCTCAGTGTTTGTAGCTCTCGCCCCTGCCGGTGAAGCCGCAACCTATCACGTCTCCACCAAGGGTGCAGATACCGCCGGCGGCTCCAAGGCCGAACCCTGGCGCACCATTCAACACGCGGCCGATTCTCTTCAACCAGGTGATACCGCCCTCATCGCCGCCGGCACCTACCTCGAAAAGGTGACCATCAGCAAAGGCGGCACTGCCGAGCACGGGCCCATTGCCCTGCAGGCGGAGGGCGCTGTCATCGTCAGCGGCAAAGGCATCAAGGGACAAAACATCTTCCACATCAAAGATGCCAGCCATGTGCGGTTGATTGGCTTCGAGATTCGCGACAACCTCAAGGTGGATGACGGTTCCGGCATTCGCGTCGAGGGCGCGTGCTCCCAGATCGAAATCAAGAACTGCCGCATCCATGAGATCCGCGGAAAAGATGCCATGGGCATTACGGTGTATGGCACGAATCCCACCACCGCCATCTCCCAGCTGTTGATTCAAGGCTGCGAAGTCTATGGCTGCGACCCTGCCGAAAGCGAAGCGTTGACTTTGAATGGCAACATCGATGGCTTTCAGATTCTGAACAATGTGGTGCGTGATGTGAACAACATCGGCATCTGCATGATCGGCGGAGAAGATTGGATCAACAGCGATCGCACCAAGGTCACTCGCAATGGTCTGTGCAAGGGCAACAAGGTATCTCGTATCCGTGCCAGTTATGGCGATGGCTATGCGGCAGGCATCTACGTCGATGGCGGCAGCGACATCATCGTGGAAGAGAATGACATCACGGAATGCAATCTCGGAATCGAAGTCGGCGCAGAGAACAAGGGCACGATCGCGCGACGCATCGTGGTGCGCAACAATCGCGTTTGGAAAAACCAAAAGACAGGCATTGTCTTCGGCGGGTATGAAGGAAAAGCCGGGCGCGTGGAAGACTGTCTCATCGAAGGGAATGTCTGTTATCACAACGACACCCATGATGATCGCAACGGCGAGCTATGGATCCAGTGGGCCAGCCACAACGTGGTGAAGGGAAATGTCTTCTGGGCCGGTGAAGAGGCCATGCTTCTCCAATGCATTGCAGAGGCCAGGGACAACACCCTGAACGGCAACATCTGGTATACCGAAGCGGGCGCTGACGAGGCGAACTTCACCTGGCTCGGCCGCGAGCTTACTGGCTTTGAGGCCTATAGGCGTTTTTCCAAGCAGGACAGCAGTTCAAAGTTTCAGAAACCAAAGGTGAAATCCCTTAGTTCAAACTAGTGCTTTTTGCACGCCGTTAACTGCATCCGCATCACCCATAAGAGTCGAATTGCCTGCGTGAATTACGCTTGTGCATGAGCAGCTTGGCACGGGCCTTTTGATCCTTGCATCCATTGCGCAAACCGACCTATGCTGACCTGAATTCCATCATAAATACATACCCATGAACCGACGCCATTTCATCGCAGCCAGTGGGGCCGCTGCAGCGGGAACAGTCTTCGCTGCGGACAAGGAAAAGGGGAAAGAAGAAGCCCACATCATCCCCAACGGAGTGCCTCTCACCCAGGAACCCCTCGCATTTGAGTACGCCGCCCTCGAGCCGCACATCGATGCGAAGACCATGGAGATTCACTACAGCAAGCATCACGTCGCCTACATCACCAACCTGACCAAGGCGCTGGACGAAGCGAAGCTGAAAGTAGCCAACGCTGTCTCTCTCATCCAGGACATTCCAAGCCTGCCCACCTCACTTCAGACCGTGGTGCGCAACAACGGCGGCGGTCACGTGAATCACACGCTCTTCTGGCGCTGGATGCGCCCCGAGGGCAAGGGACCCAAAGAGCCCACGGGCAAATTTGCAGAAGCAATCCAGAGCACCTTCGGCGGATTGGATGGATTGAAGAAGGCGATGAACGAAGCCGCGATGAAGCGTTTCGGCTCCGGCTGGGCCTGGCTGGTTTACAACAGCGACAAGAAGCTGGTGGTCACCTCCACGGCCAATCAGGACAATCCCATGATGAAGGGCATCGTTCCCGACGCAGAGTGTGGCCGCCCTCTCTTCGGTGTGGATGTATGGGAGCACGCCTACTACCTGAAGTACCAGAACAAGCGTCAGGACTATCTCACTGCGTGGTGGAGCGTCGTGAACTGGGAGCGCGCTGAGCGCAACTATGCTCTTGTGACTTCATGAGTCGCGAAAACCTCGCGCGTGGTCTCAGCAAGCGGGAAGTGGAAGGCCTCCGTCAGGAGGCCTGGATCGGTGATGCCGTGCTGGAGCTGTACGTACGGGAACGCATCCTCAAGGAAGAAGCGGCGCGCAATGATGCGCGCCGCATCAGTCTGGTGAGAAACTCCTTCCTCAACAGCATCGGCCAGCCCACCCGGGTGGAAGCAGAAATCGGCCGCTTGTATCTTCAAAAAGGACTCGCCGCCGCCTTCCAATGGATTGAGACCCAGACTACGGCCATCCAGGCCAGGCAGAAACCTGCCAGGCGGTGAGACCTCCATCCGCCTAGGACCCACCACCCGCTGCCTGATACAGCCGCTTGAGCTCTGCCTGATCTTCGGCCGAGAATTTATCCACAGGCACTTGGAACTCCTGGCCGTCCTCACGACGGAAATGTGCCGTGGCGCCCGTGGCGTCGGTGAAGCGAAGCAGCGCAGCCTTCATCGGTCTCCCGTCGGCACTCTTCCACTCGCGCACCTCCGTGGGAAGCGGTGCGGCAGCAGGCGCCGGAGTGGGTGCTGATGCCACCGCTGCCGGAGAAGGTGAAGCCATGGGCGGCGCAACCGCGGGAGCAGCAGACGGAGTCGTCGCTGCCGTGCCTGGGGCCGAAGCTGACGGAGGTGATTCTACCTTGGGACTGGTTGACGCCTCCTCACTGGCCGCCGGGGACTTGGGTTTCTCCTCTGCCGCGACAGCACCGGAGTTCTTCGCGTCCTGCTGTGGGGCGAAGAATGCGAATACGGCTTCCTTGTCCATGCCATCATGGCGCTTCTCGATTCCCTTTTCTGGATTATCAGAAGCTCCCACCGCAGTGCCGGTGATGAATTCCTCATACAGCAAGGTGCCCCTCACTCCCACGGCGAGCTGCTTGGGCAGTTTTGGCAATTCCGCGAGCACAGTGTTCGCCGTGTGCCATGCCGCCGTGCAAATGAACTTCTTGGCCTCGCTGTCGAACTTCCTCAAGTCAGGCACCTGTACCAGAAAGACACAGTCCCCTTCCCGGAGATGGCAGTAGGTCAGGAACTCGCCATTGGTGAGCGAGAATGACGACCGCTTCTTCTGCTGCTCTACGCCGGCGTCGCGATAGTCCTTGAGCTTGGCAGAGAATTTTCCAGCCAGTTCCTTCGCCGCAGGCGTGTTCCCATGGGCGGCGCCATTGCGATTGGAAGTCAGGAGAAGATTCGCGTTGTCGAATTCCTTCTTGCCCGGCCCCGCAGTCGCTTCCCGGTCTGGTACTTTGACGAAGGGAAGAAGGACGGATACCGCGAGGGCCAGCAGCACGCTCACAATCACCCAATACTTGGCGGGTATGAAGAAGAGCGTGTGACGGTGGAATGTCTGGAGATACTGCTCTCCCGTGCTGGGATTCACCACGGTCTGCTGCACAGGCTTGCCCAGCGTGATCGCATACAGCCAGACGCATATGGCCGAAGTCCAGAACCCGAGGATGATGGGCAGTGTTGGACTCTTGATGCCGACAAGGGCGGTGACAACACTCAGTACCAGCCAACCGCCGAGAAGGCCGATGCCTGCCGCGACCGGGATAAGAATTCCGTGACCTTTCCAGATAAGCATACGCCGCCGTTTCTCCCCAAAATTTGGTCCAAAGGCAAGCAAAACCGGTGCAGGAGGAATTTTGCGCTGCTGCGGGCATCCACCGGGCGAACGATGAAACATGGCACACTCTTCCTTCGTGAAGGATGAGTCATGTGCGCCCGCATCCTCCTCATCGTCTTCGCCTTTGCGCTCTCACCGCTGTTCACCACGCGCGTTGCAGCAGCCCCTCCCAACATCATCTACATCCTCGCAGATGACCTTGGCCGCGGCGACTTGGGCTGTTACGGCCAGAAGACATTGACCACACCGAACATTGATCGGCTGGCATCCGAGGGGATCAAATTCACCCGCCATTACGCCGGCAGCACCGTATGTGCGCCTTCGCGCTGCGTGCTCATGACCGGCCTGCACACCGGCCACTGCCGCGTGCGGGGCAATGGACCCGGTTTCATTCCGGACACGGATGTCACCGTACCCAAGGTCCTGCAACAGGCAGGCTATCACACGGCGTGCATCGGCAAATTTGGCCTGGGCAAACCACTTCCGCTCGATGACCCCAAGGCGAAGGGCTTCGATTACTTCTTCGGCTATGTGGGCACCAGCCATGCTCACAATTTCTACACGGAGGCGCTGATGCGGAATGGTCAGCTCGTCCCGCTACAGAACAAAACCATCCCCGACAGCGGAAAGAACGCCGCCGACTACAAGGACAGCCAGCTCGTTGGCACCGGAGTCGCCACTCCAGATGGCAGGAAGGAATGGGCACCCCAGCTCTTCTCCGACGATGTGCAGCGCTACCTCGATGAACGCGCCAAAGAGAAAGAAAAACCCTTCTTCCTCTTCTATGCGCTCAACATTCCCCACACCAACAATGAAGCGGGAAAAAACTCACCTCTCGGCCATGGCATGGAAGGACCAGGCTATGGTGAATTCGCCGGCAAGGACTGGCCTGACGCGGAAAAGGGCTTTGCCCAGTTCATCCGGTTTCTCGACAATGAGGTCGGCGCAATCCTTGCCAAGCTCAAGGCACAGGGACTGGATGAGAACACCGTCGTCATGTTCTCCAGTGACAATGGCCCCCATCAGGAAGGCGGCCACAAGTCGGACTTCTTCAACAGCAATGGTGACTTCAGGGGCATCAAGCGCGATCTCACGGATGGCGGTATTCGTGTTCCTCTCCTGGTGCGCTGGCCCGGAAAGGTGAAAGCCGGAGGCGTAAGCGAGCACGTAAGCGGATTCCAGGACCTGCTGCCGACCGTCGCGGAACTCAGCGGTGCCAATGTAGAAGCACCAACGGACGGCATCTCCTTCGCCCCCACGTTGCTCGGCAAGAATGACGCGCAGAAGCAACATGCGTTTCTGTACTGGAACTTCGACGAGCAAGGTGGCAAGCGCGCCGTGCTGCAGTGGCCCTGGAAACTCATCCATCTCAACACCGGTGCGACCCGTCCCAATGCCGATGCTCCGGGGAAGAAGAATCAGGGGAAACCGCGCCCGCTTGAAGTGGAACTCTACAATCTGGACAGTGACGTCGGCGAAGAGACCAACCTGGCCAAAGACAACGCAGCCAAAGTTGCGGAACTTGAGAGCCTGATGCGTGGAGCCTGGCGTGAACCGGCTCCCTAGGCTCCGAATTTCGCTCAGGGCACAATCGACACCGGCGTTCCCATCGGTGTCGCGTTGTAGAATTTCCTGGCCATGTGCCCAGGCAGACGGATACACCCATGGGAGGCGGCATATCCCGGCAGGTAGCCCTCGTGCATGCCCACGCCGCCGTAGATGCGCATGAAGTAGTTCATCTTCGCCCCTTCGAATCGTGTGCCAGGAGGGCGACGATGCTTGCGGTTGTCGACGTTCTTCATCACCACCCGGCCATACATGTCCTCATAGTCCCCGTAGATGGAGGACTTGTGGTCGATGTCCTTCTCAATGATGCTGTAGCGACCCGGACGGGTATCATAACCCTCTCTACCGGAAGAAATGGGTGACGCACCGGCAAGCTCGCCGCCCTTGTAGAAATAGACCATCTGGTCGCCTAAATCGATCTTGATGGAGGGCCTCCCGCGCATCTCATCCGCCTCCCAAAACGAGCCGTCCGCCCGGAAGACACTGGCCAGTCGGGAGCGGAACTCCCGCATGTCCTGCACCTTCTGCTGGCCATAGCGGAAGGCATTCTGCCGCCAGGCATCCGCCTGCCTCCCAATGGTCCGCTGCTCCGTGACGGTGCAACTCGTTCCAAACGTGGACAGGAGGACCAGCAGGCAGAATGCAAGCAAGCGCCGGAGGCGATGGACCTGAGACTGGGGGAAGGTACTCATGGCGGCCCTATTCAGCCCGAGCGGCGGGGGCAATGCAACCCTTTTGACCGTGATTGACACCCTCTCAAGCGGCTCATCTGAAGGCGAGATTTTCGAAAGATGCCCTTCTGCCACACGTCGTTATGCAGTCCGCCGGGTACAGGGGAGGGGTTTCATATATCCTTGCCTTGGACTGGCTGATTCTATTAATCTTGAATTTCATGGCGCGTCGCACCGCCTTCCTCCATGTCTTCTACCACCATCGAATCCGCCGGTTCCTCCACCCCGTCTCGAACACTTCGCAACGCAGTCATCCGGTTTGCCGGTAACTCGCAAGATGGCATCCAGTCCATCGGCGGTTTCCTGGCCCGCCTCGCGGGGCGCACCGCCCAGGAGGTGATGACCTACATGACGATCCCCTCCACCATCAGCGGGGGACCATCCATCTTCCAGGTGCACATTGGCTCCGGCCAGGTGCTGACCTCGGGTGATGAGGCAGATGTACTGGTCGCCTTTTACCAGCACAGCTATGACGGCCACATCAGCTCCCTGCGCGATGGCGGCATCTGCTTGTACGACAGCACGCCGACCTCGATGGAGCGTGATGCGGTGGTGAACCTGAAGCACGAGCGTGGCATCAAGCACATCGGCATCCCCTTCACCTCCGCCACCGTGGAAGCCGTGGGCGGCTCCCCGCGTGACCGTGGCAAGAACATGTTCGTGATGGGCCTCATCTGCGCGGTCTTCAATCTGGACCGCGAGAAGCTCGTGGGCATCATCGCCCGCCAGTTCGGCAAGAAGGATGAGCAGGTGCTGCGCAATGCGATGCTCGCCTTCGACGCGGGCTACGCCTACCAGGTGGGCGACCTCGA
Coding sequences:
- a CDS encoding right-handed parallel beta-helix repeat-containing protein, translating into MNTPRTSAFHRWAQVFSLCSVFVALAPAGEAATYHVSTKGADTAGGSKAEPWRTIQHAADSLQPGDTALIAAGTYLEKVTISKGGTAEHGPIALQAEGAVIVSGKGIKGQNIFHIKDASHVRLIGFEIRDNLKVDDGSGIRVEGACSQIEIKNCRIHEIRGKDAMGITVYGTNPTTAISQLLIQGCEVYGCDPAESEALTLNGNIDGFQILNNVVRDVNNIGICMIGGEDWINSDRTKVTRNGLCKGNKVSRIRASYGDGYAAGIYVDGGSDIIVEENDITECNLGIEVGAENKGTIARRIVVRNNRVWKNQKTGIVFGGYEGKAGRVEDCLIEGNVCYHNDTHDDRNGELWIQWASHNVVKGNVFWAGEEAMLLQCIAEARDNTLNGNIWYTEAGADEANFTWLGRELTGFEAYRRFSKQDSSSKFQKPKVKSLSSN
- a CDS encoding superoxide dismutase codes for the protein MNRRHFIAASGAAAAGTVFAADKEKGKEEAHIIPNGVPLTQEPLAFEYAALEPHIDAKTMEIHYSKHHVAYITNLTKALDEAKLKVANAVSLIQDIPSLPTSLQTVVRNNGGGHVNHTLFWRWMRPEGKGPKEPTGKFAEAIQSTFGGLDGLKKAMNEAAMKRFGSGWAWLVYNSDKKLVVTSTANQDNPMMKGIVPDAECGRPLFGVDVWEHAYYLKYQNKRQDYLTAWWSVVNWERAERNYALVTS
- a CDS encoding arylsulfatase; protein product: MCARILLIVFAFALSPLFTTRVAAAPPNIIYILADDLGRGDLGCYGQKTLTTPNIDRLASEGIKFTRHYAGSTVCAPSRCVLMTGLHTGHCRVRGNGPGFIPDTDVTVPKVLQQAGYHTACIGKFGLGKPLPLDDPKAKGFDYFFGYVGTSHAHNFYTEALMRNGQLVPLQNKTIPDSGKNAADYKDSQLVGTGVATPDGRKEWAPQLFSDDVQRYLDERAKEKEKPFFLFYALNIPHTNNEAGKNSPLGHGMEGPGYGEFAGKDWPDAEKGFAQFIRFLDNEVGAILAKLKAQGLDENTVVMFSSDNGPHQEGGHKSDFFNSNGDFRGIKRDLTDGGIRVPLLVRWPGKVKAGGVSEHVSGFQDLLPTVAELSGANVEAPTDGISFAPTLLGKNDAQKQHAFLYWNFDEQGGKRAVLQWPWKLIHLNTGATRPNADAPGKKNQGKPRPLEVELYNLDSDVGEETNLAKDNAAKVAELESLMRGAWREPAP
- a CDS encoding L,D-transpeptidase family protein; the encoded protein is MSTFPQSQVHRLRRLLAFCLLVLLSTFGTSCTVTEQRTIGRQADAWRQNAFRYGQQKVQDMREFRSRLASVFRADGSFWEADEMRGRPSIKIDLGDQMVYFYKGGELAGASPISSGREGYDTRPGRYSIIEKDIDHKSSIYGDYEDMYGRVVMKNVDNRKHRRPPGTRFEGAKMNYFMRIYGGVGMHEGYLPGYAASHGCIRLPGHMARKFYNATPMGTPVSIVP